One part of the Rutidosis leptorrhynchoides isolate AG116_Rl617_1_P2 chromosome 1, CSIRO_AGI_Rlap_v1, whole genome shotgun sequence genome encodes these proteins:
- the LOC139844891 gene encoding adenine/guanine permease AZG1-like, with product YSTIGVRAKLAKLVPKPVQISSSAGIGLFLAFIGLQNNQGIGLISYSPSTLVTLGGCPRNSRAALAPVFTNGSISLMSNNVASGDILCLQNRMEDPTLWLGIIGLMITAYGLVKKVKGAMIYGIIFVTVISRFRGTSVTEFPNTELGNSAYEYFKQVIDVQSIKTTMGAISFKGMNTKAFWIALVTFLYIDILDATGTLYSMARFAGMMDTKGNFEGQYFAFMSDASSIMIGSLLGTSPVTTFIESSTGIKEGGRTGLTAITVAGYFFLAFFFTPMLASVPPWAVGPPLILVGVLMMKSVIEIEWDDMKQAIPAFLTMILIPLTYSVAYGIIGGIGAYVILNLWDWVMILMKKYGIKDKIKSISSFSIQGSNIGCSNNTSMGTEKYADYVIQDSV from the coding sequence TATTCCACAATCGGTGTTCGGGCTAAGTTAGCCAAACTAGTTCCCAAACCGGTTCAGATATCATCGTCCGCTGGTATAGGGTTGTTTTTAGCGTTTATTGGGCTACAAAACAACCAAGGTATTGGGTTGATAAGCTATAGCCCATCAACACTAGTAACATTAGGAGGCTGCCCGAGGAATTCTAGGGCAGCCCTAGCACCCGTTTTTACAAACGGGTCTATTTCTCTTATGTCAAACAATGTAGCATCTGGCGATATTTTATGTTTACAGAATCGTATGGAAGACCCTACTTTATGGCTAGGCATTATCGGTTTGATGATAACTGCATACGGCTTAGTGAAAAAGGTCAAGGGTGCAATGATTTACGGTATAATATTTGTGACCGTTATTTCAAGGTTTCGGGGCACAAGTGTGACCGAGTTCCCAAATACCGAGTTAGGAAACTCAGCATACGAGTATTTTAAACAAGTTATTGATGTCCAATCAATAAAGACAACTATGGGAGCCATAAGTTTTAAAGGTATGAACACAAAGGCTTTTTGGATAGCATTGGTCACATTTTTGTACATAGACATACTAGACGCCACTGGCACATTATACTCGATGGCTCGATTTGCTGGCATGATGGACACAAAAGGAAACTTTGAAGGTCAATATTTTGCATTCATGTCGGATGCATCCTCAATCATGATTGGGTCATTGTTGGGAACATCACCAGTAACAACGTTTATTGAATCGTCAACAGGAATCAAAGAAGGTGGTAGGACAGGGTTAACCGCAATAACTGTTGCTGGATACTTCTTTTTGGCTTTCTTCTTTACGCCAATGTTAGCATCGGTACCACCGTGGGCTGTGGGCCCACCGTTGATATTGGTTGGAGTATTGATGATGAAATCGGTGATCGAGATTGAATGGGATGATATGAAACAAGCAATTCCAGCATTTCTAACTATGATTTTGATACCATTGACATATTCTGTGGCTTATGGGATAATTGGTGGTATTGGGGCATATGTTATCTTGAACTTATGGGATTGGGTGATGATTTTGATGAAGAAATATGGAATTAAGGATAAGATTAAGAGTATAAGTTCCTTTAGTATTCAAGGATCAAATATTGGATGTAGTAATAATACAAGTATGGGGACAGAAAAATATGCTGATTATGTAATACAAGATAGTGTCTAA
- the LOC139881673 gene encoding adenine/guanine permease AZG1-like encodes MDSPPPAAPPPPNPCPQPQPQLSPPRPSTTKLTTRLNSYIATTRVGMRFKLSERNTTFTTELRAGTTTFLTMVYILAVNASILADSGGTCSVADCINPLHPDSCKFPPVDPGYAACLVQTRKDLIVATTAASFIACLSMGLFANLPLALAPGMGTNAYFTYTVVGFHGSGSLSYQTALAAVFFEGFIFLIISTIGVRTKLAKLVPRPVQISSSAGIGLFLAFIGLQNNQGIGLISYSPSTLVTLGGCPRNSRAALAPVFTNGSISLMSNNVASGDIFCLHNRMEDPTLWLGIIGLMITAYGLVKKVKGAMIYGIIFVTVISWFRGTSVTEFPNTELGNSAHEYFKQVIDVQSIKTTMGAISFKGMNTKAFWIALVTFLYIDILDATGTLYSMARFAGMMDTKGNFEGQYFAFMSDASSIMIGSLLGTSPVTTFIESSTGIKEGGRTGLTAITVAGYFFLAFFFTPMLASVPPWAVGPPLILVGVLMMKSVIEIEWDDMKQAIPAFLTMILIPLTYSVAYGIIGGIGAYVILNLWDWVMILMKKYGIKDKIKSISSFSIQGSNIGCSNNTSMGTEKYADYVIQDSV; translated from the coding sequence ATGGATTCTCCACCTCCGGCAGCACCTCCACCTCCAAACCCAtgcccacaaccacaaccacaactctCTCCACCACGCCCTTCAACGACCAAACTAACAACCCGTCTTAACTCCTACATAGCCACAACTCGAGTCGGTATGCGGTTCAAACTCTCCGAACGAAACACTACCTTCACAACCGAGCTTCGAGCTGGAACTACAACTTTCCTTACCATGGTCTACATCCTAGCCGTAAATGCAAGCATCCTTGCAGACTCTGGTGGCACGTGCTCCGTTGCTGATTGCATCAACCCACTTCATCCAGATTCTTGTAAGTTTCCACCCGTGGACCCGGGCTACGCGGCATGCCTTGTACAAACTCGAAAAGATCTAATTGTAGCCACCACGGCCGCTTCTTTCATCGCGTGTTTATCTATGGGATTATTCGCTAACCTTCCTTTAGCACTCGCTCCAGGAATGGGCACTAATGCGTACTTTACGTACACGGTAGTAGGGTTTCATGGCTCAGGAAGCCTATCCTACCAAACGGCCTTAGCCGCGGTTTTCTTTGAAGGCTTTATCTTTTTAATAATTTCCACAATCGGTGTTCGGACTAAGTTAGCCAAACTAGTTCCCAGACCAGTTCAGATATCATCGTCCGCTGGTATAGGGTTGTTTTTAGCTTTTATTGGGCTACAAAACAACCAAGGTATTGGGTTGATAAGCTATAGCCCATCAACACTAGTAACATTAGGAGGCTGCCCGAGGAATTCTAGGGCAGCCCTAGCACCCGTTTTTACAAACGGGTCTATTTCTCTTATGTCAAACAATGTAGCATCTGGCGATATTTTTTGTTTACACAATCGTATGGAAGACCCTACTTTATGGCTAGGCATTATCGGTTTGATGATAACTGCATACGGATTAGTGAAAAAGGTCAAGGGTGCAATGATTTACGGTATAATATTTGTGACCGTTATTTCATGGTTTCGGGGCACAAGTGTGACCGAGTTCCCAAATACCGAGTTAGGTAACTCAGCACACGAGTATTTTAAACAAGTTATTGACGTCCAATCAATAAAAACAACTATGGGAGCCATAAGTTTTAAAGGTATGAACACAAAGGCTTTTTGGATAGCATTGGTCACATTTTTGTACATAGACATACTAGACGCCACTGGCACATTATACTCGATGGCTCGATTTGCTGGCATGATGGACACAAAAGGAAACTTTGAAGGTCAATATTTTGCATTCATGTCGGATGCATCCTCAATCATGATTGGGTCATTGTTAGGAACATCACCAGTAACAACGTTTATTGAATCGTCAACAGGAATCAAAGAAGGTGGTAGGACAGGGTTAACCGCAATAACTGTTGCTGGATACTTCTTTTTGGCTTTCTTCTTTACGCCAATGTTAGCATCGGTACCACCGTGGGCTGTGGGCCCACCGTTGATATTGGTTGGAGTATTGATGATGAAATCGGTGATCGAGATTGAATGGGATGATATGAAACAAGCAATTCCAGCATTTCTAACTATGATTTTGATACCATTGACATATTCTGTGGCTTATGGGATAATTGGTGGTATTGGGGCATATGTTATCTTGAACTTATGGGATTGGGTGATGATTTTGATGAAGAAATATGGAATTAAGGATAAGATTAAGAGTATAAGTTCCTTTAGTATTCAAGGATCAAATATTGGATGTAGTAATAATACAAGTATGGGGACAGAAAAATATGCTGATTATGTAATACAAGATAGTGTCTAA